A genomic stretch from Pieris brassicae chromosome 9, ilPieBrab1.1, whole genome shotgun sequence includes:
- the LOC123714219 gene encoding uncharacterized protein LOC123714219 produces the protein MSGYPYGNPQFPQQPNAIYPQIYNPSSAPPPGPQGQPMMPGYPYQPGFAVYPGQGVGQQGLPPSAMSYPNVAPTAPAFGYPGFPNVTPQQPWSVVEWIPATPQTAHSLSNKVVVAGYEGHDHSPLWVIRARIQGDLVPGKLAIKHGAAYVPWNGQENPVQNFEVCCAPADKVRWIECRDGIVPPNAIASGNTAAGEPLYVGRAREQGSLTPGKVHPSHKVLYISFGGKEIGHKVYEILCTV, from the exons ATGTCTGGat ATCCTTATGGAAACCCACAATTTCCTCAGCAACCAAATGCAATATATCCTCAAATATATAATCCTTCATCTGCTCCACCCCCTGGTCCTCAAGGACAACCCATGATGCCAGGCTACCCATACCAGCCAGGATTTGCAGTTTATCCAGGTCAAGGAGTTGGACAGCAAGGACTGCCTCCATCAGCTATGTCATATCCAAATGTTGCTCCAACTGCACCAGCTTTTGGCTACCCGGGCTTTCCAAATGTTACGCCACAACAACCATGGT CTGTTGTTGAATGGATACCTGCGACACCACAGACCGCCCATTCTCTAAGCAACAAAGTAGTGGTTGCTGGCTATGAAGGGCATGACCACAGTCCTCTTTGGGTTATTCGGGCAAGAATTCAGGGAGATCTTGTACCTGGAAAGCTTGCTATTAAGCATGGTGCTGCATATGTACCTTGGAACGGACAAGAAAATCCTGTGCAGAACTTTGAG gTATGCTGTGCTCCGGCAGACAAGGTTCGTTGGATTGAATGTCGAGATGGTATAGTGCCACCTAACGCTATTGCTTCTGGTAATACAGCTGCAGGAGAGCCGCTGTATGTCGGCAGGGCTAGGGAGCAAGGCTCACTTACTCCTGGAAAG gTCCACCCGAGCCACAAGGTGCTGTACATATCCTTTGGCGGCAAAGAAATTGGTCACAAAGTTTATGAAATACTTTGTACAGTGTGA
- the LOC123714546 gene encoding solute carrier family 46 member 3-like isoform X1 produces MYMTNNMAYDNTKRGKEEKLAEQTLKDTDLIATSEMQNNFIKNKMEKVQEKTDDWMDLSFFQKAKRLISLITVEPILAGYVMPSVLSALATQNLYLEKACRVNLAFDHHICDALTKRDTANYTFEEEAVQTLVASVAGWKTVLQSFLPCGILIFLGAYSDRVGQRKFCMLLPIIGEFLTSIGLIVNTYFFYELPVEVAAVTEAIFPALTGGWFTMFMGVFSFIADVTTEEQRTLRIGIVNLFYSLGVPVGAALSGILVRKIGLYGVFSLSASLYVLSFLYAFYRIKEVKRIDTSVKPTNNCCEWLRDFFDTRYVKDTMMVAFKNGPNKRRLRVIMLVIVLCVVIGPIYGEMSVMYLFTRYRFNWNEVDFSMFSTYAMCTSLVGTLFSVGVFSHVLKFDDAIIGVISCTSKILSGFMYAFATKTWHMYIAPLVEIFNGTSFIAMRSMVSKLVDKDELGKVNSFFGVAEAMMPLVYAPMYTTVYTATLKTFPGAFFLLGGGLTIPAVLIFLWLYLANKKFLAIESPNKEKQVNEENREKGRENKAFENDDQKHKIEATPENPDSVAAQIEIGFTQSMVCTSKL; encoded by the exons AT GTACATGACAAATAACATGGCTTACGACAATACAAAAAGGGGGAAAGAAGAAAAACTCGCGGAGCAAACACTTAAAGACACTGACTTAATCGCCACAAGCGaaatgcaaaataattttataaaaaacaaaatggaaAAGGTACAAGAGAAGACCGATGATTGGATGGACTTAAGCTTCTTCCAGAAAGCCAAACGTTTGATATCTCTAATAACAGTTGAACCGATACTTGCTGGTTACGTCATGCCTTCAGTACTTTCAGCTCTCGCTACGCAAAATTTGTATTTGGAGAAAGCATGCAGAGTAAATTTAGCCTTCGATCACCACATCTGTGATGCGTTAACTAAAAGAGATACCGCAAATTACACCTTTGAAGAAGAAGCAGTGCAGACACTCGTAGCATCTGTAGCTGGATGGAAAACAGTATTGCAATCGTTTCTTCCATgtggaattttaatattcttaggCGCGTATAGTGACAGAGTTGGTCAGAGAAAGTTTTGCATGCTATTACCAATAATAGGCGAATTCCTGACAAGTATTGGGCTTATAGTGAATACGTACTTTTTCTACGAATTGCCGGTAGAAGTTGCAGCAGTGACCGAAGCAATATTCCCTGCATTGACTGGGGGCTGGTTTACCATGTTTATGGGAGTGTTTAGTTTTATAGCTGACGTGACGACCGAGGAACAAAGAACGTTACGAATCGGAATCgtgaatttgttttattctttaGGAGTCCCCGTTGGAGCGGCTTTGAGTGGAATTTTAGTGAGAAAAATCGGGCTATATGgagtgttttctttaagtgCTTCGTTATATGTTTTGAGTTTTCTATATGCTTTCTACAGGATAAAGGAAGTCAAACGAATTGATACAAGTGTG aaGCCAACTAATAACTGCTGCGAGTGGCTACGAGATTTCTTTGATACACGCTATGTTAAGGACACTATGATGGTGGCATTCAAGAATGGACCGAATAAGAGACGGTTAAGGGTTATTATGCTAGTAATCGTACTTTGCGTAGTTATTGGACCAATTTACG GTGAAATGTCAGTCATGTATCTGTTCACAAGATATCGTTTTAATTGGAACGAAGTGGATTTCAGCATGTTCTCGACTTACGCTATGTGTACTTCATTAGTAG GCACTTTGTTTTCTGTGGGCGTATTCAGCCATGTTCTAAAATTTGATGACGCAATTATTGGTGTCATATCATGTACGAGTAAAATTCTCTCTGGCTTCATGTACGCGTTCGCTACAAAAACCTGGCATATGTACATag caCCACTTGTCGAGATTTTCAACGGAACTTCGTTTATAGCAATGCGGTCTATGGTGTCAAAGTTAGTGGACAAAGATGAACTAG GTAAAGTGAACTCGTTCTTTGGAGTAGCGGAAGCCATGATGCCTTTAGTATACGCACCAATGTATACAACGGTATACACAGCAACCCTTAAGACATTCCCTGGTGCCTTCTTCCTATTGGGCGGAGGACTCACAATACCCGCtgtacttatattttt ATGGTTGTATTTGGCAAACAAGAAGTTTCTGGCAATTGAAAGCCctaacaaagaaaaacaagTAAATGAAGAAAATCGTGAAAAAGGACGAGAAAACAAAGCATTCGAGAATGATgatcaaaaacataaaatcgAAGCTACCCCAGAAAATCCGGATAGTGTTGCCGCACAGATAGAAATAGGTTTCACACAAAGTATGGTTTGCACAAGTAAGCTATAA
- the LOC123714546 gene encoding solute carrier family 46 member 3-like isoform X2: MTNNMAYDNTKRGKEEKLAEQTLKDTDLIATSEMQNNFIKNKMEKVQEKTDDWMDLSFFQKAKRLISLITVEPILAGYVMPSVLSALATQNLYLEKACRVNLAFDHHICDALTKRDTANYTFEEEAVQTLVASVAGWKTVLQSFLPCGILIFLGAYSDRVGQRKFCMLLPIIGEFLTSIGLIVNTYFFYELPVEVAAVTEAIFPALTGGWFTMFMGVFSFIADVTTEEQRTLRIGIVNLFYSLGVPVGAALSGILVRKIGLYGVFSLSASLYVLSFLYAFYRIKEVKRIDTSVKPTNNCCEWLRDFFDTRYVKDTMMVAFKNGPNKRRLRVIMLVIVLCVVIGPIYGEMSVMYLFTRYRFNWNEVDFSMFSTYAMCTSLVGTLFSVGVFSHVLKFDDAIIGVISCTSKILSGFMYAFATKTWHMYIAPLVEIFNGTSFIAMRSMVSKLVDKDELGKVNSFFGVAEAMMPLVYAPMYTTVYTATLKTFPGAFFLLGGGLTIPAVLIFLWLYLANKKFLAIESPNKEKQVNEENREKGRENKAFENDDQKHKIEATPENPDSVAAQIEIGFTQSMVCTSKL; encoded by the exons ATGACAAATAACATGGCTTACGACAATACAAAAAGGGGGAAAGAAGAAAAACTCGCGGAGCAAACACTTAAAGACACTGACTTAATCGCCACAAGCGaaatgcaaaataattttataaaaaacaaaatggaaAAGGTACAAGAGAAGACCGATGATTGGATGGACTTAAGCTTCTTCCAGAAAGCCAAACGTTTGATATCTCTAATAACAGTTGAACCGATACTTGCTGGTTACGTCATGCCTTCAGTACTTTCAGCTCTCGCTACGCAAAATTTGTATTTGGAGAAAGCATGCAGAGTAAATTTAGCCTTCGATCACCACATCTGTGATGCGTTAACTAAAAGAGATACCGCAAATTACACCTTTGAAGAAGAAGCAGTGCAGACACTCGTAGCATCTGTAGCTGGATGGAAAACAGTATTGCAATCGTTTCTTCCATgtggaattttaatattcttaggCGCGTATAGTGACAGAGTTGGTCAGAGAAAGTTTTGCATGCTATTACCAATAATAGGCGAATTCCTGACAAGTATTGGGCTTATAGTGAATACGTACTTTTTCTACGAATTGCCGGTAGAAGTTGCAGCAGTGACCGAAGCAATATTCCCTGCATTGACTGGGGGCTGGTTTACCATGTTTATGGGAGTGTTTAGTTTTATAGCTGACGTGACGACCGAGGAACAAAGAACGTTACGAATCGGAATCgtgaatttgttttattctttaGGAGTCCCCGTTGGAGCGGCTTTGAGTGGAATTTTAGTGAGAAAAATCGGGCTATATGgagtgttttctttaagtgCTTCGTTATATGTTTTGAGTTTTCTATATGCTTTCTACAGGATAAAGGAAGTCAAACGAATTGATACAAGTGTG aaGCCAACTAATAACTGCTGCGAGTGGCTACGAGATTTCTTTGATACACGCTATGTTAAGGACACTATGATGGTGGCATTCAAGAATGGACCGAATAAGAGACGGTTAAGGGTTATTATGCTAGTAATCGTACTTTGCGTAGTTATTGGACCAATTTACG GTGAAATGTCAGTCATGTATCTGTTCACAAGATATCGTTTTAATTGGAACGAAGTGGATTTCAGCATGTTCTCGACTTACGCTATGTGTACTTCATTAGTAG GCACTTTGTTTTCTGTGGGCGTATTCAGCCATGTTCTAAAATTTGATGACGCAATTATTGGTGTCATATCATGTACGAGTAAAATTCTCTCTGGCTTCATGTACGCGTTCGCTACAAAAACCTGGCATATGTACATag caCCACTTGTCGAGATTTTCAACGGAACTTCGTTTATAGCAATGCGGTCTATGGTGTCAAAGTTAGTGGACAAAGATGAACTAG GTAAAGTGAACTCGTTCTTTGGAGTAGCGGAAGCCATGATGCCTTTAGTATACGCACCAATGTATACAACGGTATACACAGCAACCCTTAAGACATTCCCTGGTGCCTTCTTCCTATTGGGCGGAGGACTCACAATACCCGCtgtacttatattttt ATGGTTGTATTTGGCAAACAAGAAGTTTCTGGCAATTGAAAGCCctaacaaagaaaaacaagTAAATGAAGAAAATCGTGAAAAAGGACGAGAAAACAAAGCATTCGAGAATGATgatcaaaaacataaaatcgAAGCTACCCCAGAAAATCCGGATAGTGTTGCCGCACAGATAGAAATAGGTTTCACACAAAGTATGGTTTGCACAAGTAAGCTATAA